The Thermomonospora amylolytica sequence GACGGTGGTCTTGGCCGGGTTGTTCTGGCTCCAGTCCACGAAGATCCTGCCCCGGCGCAGCCGCCGTTCCATCCGGCTGATCACCCGGCGGGGGTCGGCCTCCTCCAGCCGCCGCGCCGCCCGTTTGGCGTACTCCTCGGTCCGGCTCGTCCTGCGCACCGGCACGTACAGGTGCAGGCCCTTCTTGCCGCTGGTCTTGGGATGGGCGGTCAGCCCGTCCTCGGCCAGCAGGTCGCGCAGCGCGCAGGCCACCCGGCAGGCGTCCACGATCGTCGCGGGCGCGCCCGGGTCCAGGTCGAACACCATCAGGTCCGGCTCGTGCACCTTGCCGCGCGGCCCCACCCGCCACTGCGGGACGTGCAGTTCCAGCGCCGCCAGGTTGGCCAGCCACACCAGCGTCGCCAGGTCGTCGATCACCACGAAGTCCGCCGACTCGCGGCCCTTGGCGCTGCCCGGGGTCGGCAGGTTCACCGTGCGCACCCAGCCGGGGGTGTGCGAGGGCGCGTTCTTCTCGAAGAACGACTGGCCCTCCACGCCGTCCGGGTAGCGCTTGCGGGTCGCGGGCCGGTCCCGCACGTGCGGCAGCATCACCGGCGCCACCCGCGTGTAGTAGTCGACGACCTCGCCCTTGGCGAAACCGTGCCGGGGGTAGAGCACCTTGTCCAGGTTGGACAGCGCCAGTTCCCGTCCGTCCACCTCAACCCGGACCTTGCGGCTCATGAACGACCTCCGAGGGGTCCTTGTCGTCGCGCAGGCCGCGCCACGAGGGGGCGCGCAGCCGGCCCTCCCTGGTCCACGTGCTGTAGGCGACCTCCCCGACCAGGAGCGGCTCAACCCATTGGGCGTCGCGGGCGTGCTCGCGCGGGACCACCTCGTCGAACGGGCTGGTGGGGCGGCGCAGCGGCCACAGCAGCCGGTAGATCTCGTCCAGGGCGCGGTCGGTGAAGCCGGTGCCGACGTGCCCGGCGAAGCACAGCCGGCCCTTGCCGTCGTGCACGCCCAGCAGCAGCGAGCCGACGCCGCCCTCGCGGCGGCCGTGGCCCGGCCGCCAGCCGCAGACGATGACCTCCTGGGTCTGGAAGTTCTTGACCTTGCGCCAGAAGTCCACCCGCCGCCCGGGCCGGTACGGGGAGTCCAGCCGCTTGGCGACCAGCCCCTCCAGCCGCTGCTCCCAGGTGTACTCCAGCAGTTCCTTGACCTGGCCGCCGTCGGCGGCGTGCAGGTACGGCGGGGCCT is a genomic window containing:
- the ligD gene encoding non-homologous end-joining DNA ligase codes for the protein MSRKVRVEVDGRELALSNLDKVLYPRHGFAKGEVVDYYTRVAPVMLPHVRDRPATRKRYPDGVEGQSFFEKNAPSHTPGWVRTVNLPTPGSAKGRESADFVVIDDLATLVWLANLAALELHVPQWRVGPRGKVHEPDLMVFDLDPGAPATIVDACRVACALRDLLAEDGLTAHPKTSGKKGLHLYVPVRRTSRTEEYAKRAARRLEEADPRRVISRMERRLRRGRIFVDWSQNNPAKTTVAPYSLRASRGPAVSTPVTWDEVESCAKPEDLAFDAEAVLERIDRHGDLLAPLLEEGPPLP
- the ligD gene encoding non-homologous end-joining DNA ligase, yielding MTMPWPVAPMTAVTGDLPEDAAQWALELKWDGVRVVSSVTRDGVRAVSRRGTEVVARYPELSGLADLVHGHEVVLDGEVVAFQGGRPSFERLQRRMHVAHPDTRLIRQVPVRYVVFDVLYLDGRSLLGMPYADRRALLDGLELAAVGTIEAPPYLHAADGGQVKELLEYTWEQRLEGLVAKRLDSPYRPGRRVDFWRKVKNFQTQEVIVCGWRPGHGRREGGVGSLLLGVHDGKGRLCFAGHVGTGFTDRALDEIYRLLWPLRRPTSPFDEVVPREHARDAQWVEPLLVGEVAYSTWTREGRLRAPSWRGLRDDKDPSEVVHEPQGPG